The Candidatus Omnitrophota bacterium genome contains a region encoding:
- a CDS encoding permease: protein MKDLKKLYWLVGIFIVMYFLPLGNPKVSNAIFEAFKLLQWYVINHTLACVVPAMFIAGAIATFLSQASVMRYLGPDANRPLAYTVASISGVILAVCSCSVLPMFAGIYTMGAGLGPASAFLYSGPAINVMAVFLSARVLGFDIGLARVIGAIGFAFIIGLSMAFIFRKSEHVRNKAAMAMPPASPPTRSLWKTGLYFFCMIMFLVFSDWYNTNDVTITMKNEAVMKASVQYSTQDFIEVKEYNPDGVRVIDAVRLDRKDIAKITPEDNFVMRVHAMKWYLAGAMLLAILIMLKKWFTRAEIKEWMTATWDFGMMIIPLLFGGVFVTGFIGGILPEKAVAAFVGGNGLLSNLVASVIGSLWYFATLTEIPITEMLMRLGMGKGPALALLLAGPALSLPSILVINKILKWRKTLVFCLLVIGFSTIVGYIFGIMAQK, encoded by the coding sequence ATGAAAGATTTAAAGAAATTATACTGGCTCGTAGGCATATTCATAGTGATGTATTTTCTGCCACTGGGTAATCCCAAGGTGTCGAATGCCATTTTTGAGGCGTTTAAGCTTCTTCAATGGTATGTCATTAATCATACATTAGCTTGCGTTGTGCCTGCCATGTTCATTGCCGGAGCTATAGCGACATTTTTGTCTCAAGCCTCCGTAATGCGGTATCTTGGCCCAGATGCGAATCGTCCGCTAGCTTATACGGTAGCGTCTATCTCGGGGGTTATACTTGCGGTATGCTCATGCAGCGTGCTTCCGATGTTCGCAGGTATCTATACCATGGGGGCCGGGCTTGGGCCCGCGAGCGCCTTCCTATATTCCGGTCCTGCTATAAATGTTATGGCTGTATTTCTTTCTGCGCGCGTTCTAGGGTTTGATATAGGATTAGCCAGGGTGATAGGCGCGATAGGCTTTGCCTTTATCATAGGTCTTTCCATGGCGTTCATATTCAGAAAGTCGGAACACGTTCGTAACAAAGCGGCTATGGCTATGCCACCCGCATCGCCTCCAACCAGATCCTTATGGAAGACGGGACTTTATTTCTTCTGTATGATAATGTTCCTTGTCTTCAGCGACTGGTATAATACCAACGATGTTACCATTACAATGAAAAATGAAGCGGTGATGAAAGCCAGCGTTCAATACTCTACACAAGATTTTATCGAGGTAAAAGAATATAATCCTGATGGGGTTAGGGTCATAGACGCTGTACGCCTTGACCGTAAAGATATTGCAAAAATAACTCCGGAAGATAATTTTGTAATGCGGGTACACGCTATGAAGTGGTATCTGGCAGGCGCCATGTTACTGGCCATCCTCATTATGCTCAAGAAATGGTTTACTCGTGCGGAGATAAAGGAGTGGATGACTGCGACTTGGGATTTTGGGATGATGATAATCCCGCTATTATTCGGAGGTGTCTTTGTAACAGGCTTTATCGGTGGAATACTTCCGGAGAAAGCGGTAGCGGCTTTTGTGGGAGGCAATGGACTTTTATCTAACCTTGTCGCATCTGTCATAGGCTCGCTCTGGTATTTCGCAACGTTAACTGAGATACCGATCACTGAAATGCTGATGCGCTTAGGAATGGGCAAAGGACCTGCACTTGCGCTTCTATTGGCGGGCCCAGCATTGTCGCTCCCGAGCATTTTAGTCATTAACAAAATATTAAAGTGGCGCAAAACGCTCGTATTCTGTTTACTCGTAATTGGATTCTCAACTATAGTTGGGTACATTTTCGGGATAATGGCTCAAAAATGA
- a CDS encoding thioredoxin family protein, giving the protein MKIEILGVGCPKCKQFTANAEAAVKELNIQAEIGKVTDIVKITEYGVMMTPALAIDGTVVSVGKVLSKDDIKKIISK; this is encoded by the coding sequence ATGAAGATCGAGATCTTAGGAGTCGGCTGTCCGAAATGCAAACAGTTTACCGCTAATGCTGAAGCAGCGGTGAAGGAGTTAAATATTCAGGCCGAAATAGGCAAGGTCACCGATATCGTCAAAATTACAGAATATGGGGTCATGATGACTCCGGCGTTAGCGATTGACGGTACTGTTGTATCTGTGGGTAAGGTATTAAGCAAGGACGATATTAAAAAGATTATCTCAAAATAA
- the arsM gene encoding arsenite methyltransferase translates to MKRKSEEIKKIVKDGYANALAKSVSCCSSPCCCGTDQVKEISKKIGYSDSEMNAVPEGANLGFGCGNPVALASLKEGDVVLDLGSGAGFDAFLSAGRVGKTGRVIGVDMTPEMLEKARANARKGNYANVEFRLGEIEKLPVDNGSVDVIISNCVINLSPDKEEVFKDAYRVLRSGGRLMVSDLVLAKDLPKELKESVEAYVGCLAGAIKKDEYLNFISLAGFQDIKVISESSYPVDAMFDNLKGAQDAIVSVKVSAVKV, encoded by the coding sequence ATGAAGAGAAAATCGGAAGAAATAAAAAAGATCGTCAAGGATGGTTACGCGAACGCATTGGCGAAAAGCGTATCCTGCTGCTCCAGTCCTTGCTGTTGCGGAACAGATCAGGTAAAAGAGATCAGTAAGAAGATTGGTTACAGCGATTCTGAAATGAACGCTGTCCCCGAAGGCGCGAATTTGGGCTTTGGATGCGGTAATCCTGTTGCGCTCGCATCTTTAAAAGAAGGAGATGTTGTGCTTGATCTGGGTAGCGGTGCAGGATTTGACGCATTTCTATCGGCCGGGCGAGTCGGCAAGACAGGCAGAGTCATCGGCGTAGATATGACTCCGGAGATGCTCGAAAAAGCCCGGGCAAATGCCAGGAAGGGCAATTATGCGAATGTAGAATTCAGGCTTGGTGAGATCGAAAAGTTACCGGTAGATAATGGTTCGGTCGACGTGATCATATCAAACTGTGTTATTAACCTCTCGCCTGATAAAGAGGAAGTATTTAAAGACGCTTACAGGGTCTTGAGATCCGGCGGCAGGCTTATGGTTTCAGATCTGGTGCTTGCCAAAGATCTGCCGAAAGAGCTTAAGGAGTCAGTTGAGGCGTACGTAGGCTGCCTTGCAGGAGCTATTAAGAAAGACGAATATTTAAATTTTATTTCATTAGCAGGATTTCAGGATATCAAGGTGATCAGTGAATCGAGTTATCCGGTTGATGCTATGTTCGATAATCTTAAGGGTGCTCAAGACGCGATAGTTAGCGTAAAAGTTTCTGCTGTAAAAGTATAA
- a CDS encoding transposase, giving the protein MARIARIVVPGIPHHVTQRGNRRQDVFFSDNDRTFYLNLLHAHAKQCGLKIWAYCLMDNHIHVIVVPQHEDALADGFSEVHQRYTRMINFREKWRGYLWEGRFKSCPLSEQHLYAAIRYVENNPVRAKIVKHAWLYPWSSAQAHALKKPNTLIESCFITDDIKDWKAYLSDSKEDKGLIKRLVSNSNTGRPLGDEVFIKHLEKITGRTLRKQKPGPRENEKSNN; this is encoded by the coding sequence ATGGCTCGCATAGCTCGTATTGTTGTTCCCGGTATTCCGCATCATGTCACTCAAAGAGGCAACAGGCGCCAGGACGTATTCTTTTCCGATAACGATCGTACTTTTTATCTGAATCTTTTGCACGCTCACGCGAAACAATGTGGACTGAAAATATGGGCTTATTGCCTTATGGACAATCATATTCACGTGATTGTTGTTCCCCAGCACGAAGACGCTCTTGCCGACGGATTTTCTGAAGTACATCAACGCTATACCCGCATGATAAATTTTCGAGAAAAGTGGAGAGGGTATTTATGGGAAGGTAGATTTAAATCATGCCCTTTGTCCGAGCAACACTTATATGCCGCCATTCGGTATGTGGAGAATAATCCCGTTCGCGCTAAAATAGTCAAACATGCCTGGTTATATCCTTGGTCAAGCGCGCAGGCGCATGCTTTAAAGAAACCCAACACTCTTATCGAATCATGTTTTATTACGGATGATATTAAGGATTGGAAAGCATATTTATCGGATAGCAAAGAGGACAAGGGGCTTATAAAACGGTTAGTATCGAATAGTAATACCGGCAGGCCCTTAGGAGACGAAGTATTCATTAAACATCTTGAGAAAATTACGGGCAGGACGTTGCGAAAACAGAAACCGGGGCCCAGGGAAAATGAAAAGAGTAATAATTAA
- a CDS encoding DUF134 domain-containing protein: protein MRPKKTRWIKCVPGERCFKPICKPLNKVKCVCLTLDEFEAVRLADLEGLKQVDAAKRLKISRPTFSRIVSSARNKIADGLVNIKAIRIEGGCCKVIRRDTR, encoded by the coding sequence ATGAGACCAAAAAAAACCAGATGGATAAAATGTGTCCCGGGCGAAAGGTGTTTTAAGCCTATATGCAAACCTTTAAATAAGGTTAAATGCGTGTGTCTGACCCTTGACGAATTTGAAGCGGTAAGGCTCGCGGATCTTGAGGGCTTGAAGCAAGTTGACGCGGCAAAAAGACTTAAGATATCCAGACCTACATTCTCAAGGATTGTATCCTCGGCACGTAACAAGATAGCCGATGGATTAGTAAATATTAAAGCCATAAGGATTGAAGGGGGCTGTTGTAAAGTGATAAGGAGAGATACGCGATGA
- a CDS encoding nitrophenyl compound nitroreductase subunit ArsF family protein has product MKKLFLVLLAVAALSSSGIIFSSIAEAGGNAKGTQLIAYYFHGDMRCPTCHKLEQYSKEAIETNFKDAVASGKLEYKVVNVEDKDNEHYTGDYKLYTKSLILSLVKDGKEIKWKNMDKIWEYVGNKNRFLDYVKSAVADLLKEAE; this is encoded by the coding sequence GTGAAAAAATTATTTCTAGTTCTTCTGGCGGTTGCCGCGCTAAGTAGTAGCGGCATAATTTTTTCTTCGATAGCCGAAGCAGGAGGTAATGCCAAAGGCACGCAACTTATTGCATATTATTTTCATGGAGACATGCGCTGTCCCACCTGCCATAAATTGGAGCAGTATTCTAAGGAAGCGATAGAGACTAATTTTAAAGATGCGGTAGCTTCTGGAAAACTAGAGTATAAAGTCGTCAACGTAGAGGATAAGGACAACGAACACTATACTGGCGATTATAAGCTTTATACAAAATCACTTATCCTGTCGCTGGTTAAAGACGGTAAGGAAATTAAATGGAAGAATATGGATAAGATCTGGGAGTATGTCGGCAATAAAAATAGATTTCTAGATTACGTGAAGAGCGCCGTCGCTGACTTATTAAAGGAAGCCGAATGA